The following proteins are co-located in the Fischerella sp. PCC 9605 genome:
- a CDS encoding dihydrolipoyl dehydrogenase family protein, producing MTIDYDVVIIGGSLAGRYAALMATQLRAKVALVEPKTNYEFIHHHVFREIGKFSRQVSNAGQFGLGVLYPDTAEKYQISVAWPEAMLYARGIASNIEEQHSPVILAARGVDVIVGEGQFQSSPNLTFVVNDRLLRARTYLLASGSVPIIPEIEGLQKTGFLTLSNIWQSLSSSVSPKNWVIIGGVPQSIELAQTLVRLGCSVTLVINRPSIISHTDPEIALLLQAQLEAEGVRVLNHTAVTQVRLIDDKKWLQVGDKAIETDEIVVATAQQPNIKSLNLAAVGVKWHHRHLVVNEKLQTTNYRIFACGDVIGGYEFPHIANYEARIALKNALFLPWSKVNYHCIPWGVFSQPMLAQVGMTEAQARRRYHQDEILVLRQYFKTLAAAQIQEETTGICKFIVRRNGEILGASILGAEAIELINVIALAIAKKIKIDRIANLSPISVSFSEILEKTANEWNQQMFQSNTMLQEFLESFFHFRRDWNL from the coding sequence ATGACAATTGACTACGATGTTGTAATTATTGGTGGCAGTCTTGCAGGGCGTTACGCTGCCCTCATGGCAACCCAATTAAGAGCCAAAGTCGCTTTGGTAGAGCCAAAAACTAATTATGAATTTATTCATCACCACGTTTTTAGAGAGATAGGCAAATTCTCTCGTCAGGTAAGTAATGCTGGGCAATTTGGTCTTGGAGTTTTATACCCTGACACCGCAGAAAAATACCAAATTTCTGTGGCATGGCCAGAAGCAATGCTGTATGCTCGCGGCATTGCCTCCAATATCGAAGAACAGCATTCACCTGTTATCTTAGCTGCCCGAGGTGTTGATGTTATTGTCGGTGAGGGTCAGTTTCAATCCTCACCAAATTTGACATTTGTTGTTAATGACCGTTTGTTACGGGCACGTACCTATTTACTGGCTAGTGGTTCAGTTCCAATAATTCCAGAGATTGAAGGATTGCAAAAAACAGGCTTTCTTACCCTGTCTAATATTTGGCAGTCCCTTAGCAGTTCTGTATCACCTAAAAATTGGGTAATTATTGGCGGTGTCCCCCAAAGCATCGAGTTAGCGCAAACTTTAGTGCGATTGGGTTGCAGCGTTACCTTAGTAATAAATCGTCCCTCTATAATTAGCCATACCGATCCAGAAATAGCTCTACTCTTACAAGCGCAACTGGAAGCAGAGGGTGTACGTGTCCTTAACCACACAGCAGTTACTCAGGTACGGTTAATAGACGATAAAAAGTGGCTTCAGGTGGGAGATAAGGCGATTGAAACAGATGAAATTGTAGTAGCAACTGCACAGCAGCCGAATATTAAATCTCTGAATTTGGCTGCGGTGGGTGTGAAATGGCATCATCGTCACCTGGTAGTGAATGAGAAACTGCAAACAACTAACTACCGCATTTTCGCTTGTGGTGATGTAATTGGTGGCTATGAATTTCCTCACATTGCTAATTATGAAGCAAGAATTGCCTTAAAAAATGCTCTGTTTTTACCCTGGAGCAAAGTTAATTATCATTGCATTCCGTGGGGAGTATTTTCTCAGCCCATGTTGGCGCAAGTTGGTATGACAGAGGCACAAGCAAGACGCCGATATCATCAAGATGAAATTTTAGTATTACGGCAGTATTTCAAAACCCTGGCAGCAGCCCAAATCCAAGAAGAAACCACAGGTATTTGTAAATTTATTGTTCGACGTAATGGAGAAATTTTAGGGGCTTCCATATTAGGAGCAGAAGCTATTGAGTTAATTAATGTTATTGCTTTGGCGATCGCCAAAAAAATTAAAATCGATCGCATAGCGAATTTATCTCCTATCTCTGTGAGTTTTTCAGAGATTTTAGAAAAAACTGCAAACGAGTGGAATCAGCAAATGTTCCAAAGTAATACTATGTTGCAAGAATTTTTAGAAAGTTTTTTTCATTTCCGTCGCGATTGGAATTTATGA